From a region of the Gossypium raimondii isolate GPD5lz chromosome 10, ASM2569854v1, whole genome shotgun sequence genome:
- the LOC105778445 gene encoding metalloendoproteinase 5-MMP, whose protein sequence is MASQTSSLMLVLFVLLHMVLCTVESKPTTEIFRRLVGCRKGHTVQGVYELKQFVKKLGYLNYDGGKHGKDNEFDDDLEAAIKAYQVNYQLNITGILDDDTLKQMMKPRCGIADMIIHGDKNSKSFYRIGASQYEFFMGNPKWPLSKTHLTYNFRSSVDVYLAEDIRSVCFRAFERWANVSHFTFEEIPEDYIADIEIGFHSGDHGDGYPFDGPQGTLAHASPPTGGKLHYDADENWSTSPGPDDIDLESVTVHEIGHLLGLQHSLVPDAVMYAYFDSGITKRRLNRDDVHGIRALYD, encoded by the coding sequence ATGGCTTCTCAAACATCTTCACTAATGCTTGTTTTGTTTGTTCTGCTCCACATGGTGCTGTGCACCGTTGAATCTAAGCCTACCACTGAAATTTTCCGACGTCTAGTGGGATGCCGCAAAGGTCACACCGTCCAAGGGGTTTACGAGCTCAAGCAGTTTGTCAAGAAGCTCGGGTACTTGAATTACGATGGAGGCAAACATGGGAAGGATAACGAGTTCGACGACGATTTGGAGGCTGCTATCAAAGCATACCAAGTTAACTATCAGTTGAATATCACAGGCATTCTAGATGATGATACTTTGAAACAAATGATGAAGCCAAGATGTGGCATTGCTGATATGATCATCCATGGAGATAAAAATTCCAAGTCCTTCTATCGAATCGGAGCCTCTCAATACGAATTCTTTATGGGAAATCCGAAATGGCCACTCTCAAAGACTCATCTAACCTACAACTTTCGGTCCAGTGTCGATGTCTACCTTGCTGAAGACATAAGGTCTGTTTGTTTCCGAGCTTTTGAACGGTGGGCAAATGTGAGCCACTTTACTTTCGAGGAAATACCGGAAGACTACATCGCTGATATTGAAATTGGCTTCCATAGTGGCGATCATGGAGATGGCTACCCCTTCGATGGTCCACAAGGGACTCTGGCTCATGCAAGTCCACCAACTGGTGGGAAGTTACACTATGATGCTGATGAAAATTGGAGCACTAGCCCTGGTCCTGATGATATTGACTTGGAATCTGTCACCGTGCACGAAATTGGCCATCTTCTCGGGCTGCAACACAGCTTGGTCCCTGATGCAGTCATGTATGCATACTTCGACTCTGGTATTACGAAGAGGAGGTTAAACAGGGATGACGTTCACGGTATTCGTGCCTTGTATGACTGA
- the LOC105778657 gene encoding bark storage protein A isoform X2, with protein sequence MWGGNVLTKNQTNAVAATQQMADLFDIKGIIHFGIAGNTNNSMSIGDVTIPNQIAHTGLWEWFNTNGTLDSADVAQLEIGDYNVPKGNGTNLLGHIGYMEEEYYSVAGEPNVAESLLWANISLQWLQLASNLEGMKLEQCVNSSLCLTERPKLVVGLRASTSNIFLDNAAYRDFLFQKFGVSSADMESAGVAMTSLSNGYPVIVIRGLSDLAGNQEGDNAVRKFGGLAAVNSVKAVLGFIRNLPSSTRRWS encoded by the exons ATGTGGGGAGGGAATg TGTTGACTAAAAACCAGACTAATGCAGTTGCAGCCACACAACAAATGGCTGACCTATTTGATATAAAAGGGATTATCCATTTCGGCATTGCTGGCAATACAAATAACTCCATGTCCATTGGAGATGTTACCATCCCAAACCAAATTGCTCATACTGGGCTTTGGGAATGGTTT AACACAAATGGAACCCTGGATTCTGCTGATGTTGCTCAGCTGGAAATTGGAGACTACAATGTCCCAAAAGGGAATGGAACCAATCTATTAGGTCATATTGGGTACATGGAAGAGGAATACTATTCAGTAGCAGGGGAACCAAACGTTGCTGAATCACTGCTTTGGGCAAATATAAGTCTACAATGGCTTCAGCTTGCTTCCAATTTGGAG GGTATGAAACTAGAGCAGTGTGTGAATTCAAGCTTGTGCCTAACGGAAAGACCCAAGCTAGTGGTGGGACTAAGGGCTTCAACATCCAACATTTTTCTGGATAATGCAGCTTACAGGGACTTCCTTTTCCAAAAATTTGGGGTTTCTTCAGCTGATATGGAGAGCGCAGGTGTAGCCATG ACAAGCTTGTCAAATGGGTATCCAGTGATAGTAATAAGAGGGCTATCAGATTTAGCAGGAAACCAAGAAGGAGACAATGCTGTTAGAAAATTTGGGGGACTTGCTGCTGTTAACAGTGTTAAAGCTGTTTTAGGCTTTATTCGTAATCTACCTTCGAGTACACGTCGATGGAGTTGA
- the LOC105778657 gene encoding bark storage protein A isoform X1 — protein MAATQLKPCLVLLLTFSVLAFASAISRNRIKSLNQIREVNRKGPYIGLITVIATEEDAFFASGSFKPDPKFPFIDLSGRRFRFGVVRGRKVVYVRCGEGMTNAVAATQQMADLFDIKGIIHFGIAGNTNNSMSIGDVTIPNQIAHTGLWEWFNTNGTLDSADVAQLEIGDYNVPKGNGTNLLGHIGYMEEEYYSVAGEPNVAESLLWANISLQWLQLASNLEGMKLEQCVNSSLCLTERPKLVVGLRASTSNIFLDNAAYRDFLFQKFGVSSADMESAGVAMTSLSNGYPVIVIRGLSDLAGNQEGDNAVRKFGGLAAVNSVKAVLGFIRNLPSSTRRWS, from the exons ATGGCTGCAACACAACTTAAACCATGTTTGGTACTGCTGTTGACCTTCTCTGTACTTGCTTTTGCTTCAGCCATATCCAGAAATAGAATCAAATCCTTGAACCAAATCAGAGAGGTGAACCGAAAAGGCCCATACATTGGCCTCATCACAGTGATTGCCACTGAGGAAGATGCGTTTTTCGCTTCAGGTTCTTTCAAACCTGATCCCAAGTTCCCTTTCATCGATCTCTCAG GAAGAAGATTTCGGTTTGGAGTGGTTCGTGGGAGAAAAGTCGTGTACGTCCGATGTGGGGAGGGAATg ACTAATGCAGTTGCAGCCACACAACAAATGGCTGACCTATTTGATATAAAAGGGATTATCCATTTCGGCATTGCTGGCAATACAAATAACTCCATGTCCATTGGAGATGTTACCATCCCAAACCAAATTGCTCATACTGGGCTTTGGGAATGGTTT AACACAAATGGAACCCTGGATTCTGCTGATGTTGCTCAGCTGGAAATTGGAGACTACAATGTCCCAAAAGGGAATGGAACCAATCTATTAGGTCATATTGGGTACATGGAAGAGGAATACTATTCAGTAGCAGGGGAACCAAACGTTGCTGAATCACTGCTTTGGGCAAATATAAGTCTACAATGGCTTCAGCTTGCTTCCAATTTGGAG GGTATGAAACTAGAGCAGTGTGTGAATTCAAGCTTGTGCCTAACGGAAAGACCCAAGCTAGTGGTGGGACTAAGGGCTTCAACATCCAACATTTTTCTGGATAATGCAGCTTACAGGGACTTCCTTTTCCAAAAATTTGGGGTTTCTTCAGCTGATATGGAGAGCGCAGGTGTAGCCATG ACAAGCTTGTCAAATGGGTATCCAGTGATAGTAATAAGAGGGCTATCAGATTTAGCAGGAAACCAAGAAGGAGACAATGCTGTTAGAAAATTTGGGGGACTTGCTGCTGTTAACAGTGTTAAAGCTGTTTTAGGCTTTATTCGTAATCTACCTTCGAGTACACGTCGATGGAGTTGA